A genome region from bacterium SCSIO 12844 includes the following:
- a CDS encoding disulfide bond formation protein B — protein sequence MTKKGKMRLFYFISFIIAIFAVVFAVYFQITDHLSPCPLCIMQRIAYLLIAIFSLIALIHAPITKKANLTYLILLMLSTAFGLYIAIRQVYLEYYPSADTHGCGVGIGYLFYNLPFKDFLLLMFNGSGDCGAFTWQFLGLSMAFWSMIVFLILMILYFLSAMHHIIKFKKLS from the coding sequence GTGACTAAAAAAGGCAAAATGCGGCTATTCTATTTTATAAGCTTTATTATCGCAATATTTGCTGTTGTATTTGCTGTGTATTTTCAAATCACAGACCATTTAAGCCCTTGCCCGCTTTGCATCATGCAACGCATTGCCTATTTATTAATTGCTATTTTTTCACTGATCGCATTAATACATGCCCCGATAACTAAAAAAGCAAATCTTACCTATTTGATTTTGCTAATGCTATCAACAGCTTTTGGACTATATATTGCAATTCGCCAAGTTTATTTAGAGTATTATCCATCAGCTGATACTCATGGTTGCGGCGTTGGCATTGGTTATTTATTTTATAACTTGCCATTTAAAGATTTTTTACTATTAATGTTTAATGGCTCAGGAGATTGCGGTGCATTTACTTGGCAATTTTTAGGGTTAAGTATGGCGTTTTGGAGTATGATTGTTTTTTTAATATTAATGATACTTTACTTTCTTAGCGCAATGCATCATATTATCAAGTTTAAAAAGTTAAGTTAA
- a CDS encoding efflux RND transporter periplasmic adaptor subunit, translating to MTEHEQKSGISRKKFIIFAICLVIFLVILFGGIFGFGSFINAKKSETLASFVFPPTEISATKAKAQDWQKYIESVGTVAAINGVNVTSQSSGKITEINFKSGQMVKKGDLLFKMDTSELEGQLKQNKATLEIDKITYDRNKELYEQNAVSKQTLDTDYASYQGSIGSVESTQAQINYLQVHAPFSGKIGIRQINLGEYFQAGSNAASLNQIDPIYVNFNITEADVDKIKLGQTVELTTSSFPGKTFKGTITAIDSRLSDDTLGLQVQATVKNSDTKAQLLPGMFTDVHVMLGVDENVVVIPQNAITYTLYGNSIYILTPDMKDGKPVKGSYTSMASGTAKIVEMKQDQYTANVHTIRVGETRGNQTEVLSGVEAGDIVVTSGQLKLKNGVKAVINNDVKLDDATYQQTEKASGLN from the coding sequence ATGACAGAACATGAGCAAAAATCGGGAATTAGCCGAAAGAAATTTATTATCTTTGCTATTTGTCTAGTAATATTTCTAGTCATTTTATTTGGTGGCATTTTTGGCTTTGGTAGCTTTATTAATGCCAAAAAGAGTGAGACATTAGCTAGTTTTGTGTTCCCTCCAACTGAAATCTCTGCTACAAAAGCTAAAGCACAAGACTGGCAGAAATATATTGAATCAGTTGGTACTGTTGCAGCTATTAATGGCGTTAATGTCACCTCTCAATCTTCTGGAAAAATTACTGAAATTAACTTTAAATCCGGACAAATGGTTAAAAAAGGCGACCTTCTGTTTAAAATGGATACAAGTGAACTTGAGGGACAGCTAAAACAAAATAAAGCAACTTTAGAAATCGATAAAATTACTTATGATAGAAATAAAGAACTTTATGAACAAAATGCTGTTTCTAAACAAACATTAGATACAGACTATGCTAGCTATCAAGGGTCAATTGGTAGCGTTGAATCAACACAAGCTCAAATTAACTATCTTCAAGTACATGCGCCATTTAGTGGTAAAATTGGTATCCGCCAAATTAATTTAGGTGAATACTTCCAAGCCGGCAGTAATGCAGCAAGTTTAAACCAAATTGATCCAATCTATGTTAATTTTAATATTACAGAAGCTGATGTTGATAAAATAAAACTTGGCCAAACTGTTGAATTAACAACATCCAGCTTCCCTGGTAAAACATTTAAAGGCACAATCACTGCCATTGATTCTCGCTTATCTGATGACACGCTAGGTCTTCAAGTCCAAGCTACTGTTAAAAATAGTGATACTAAAGCACAGTTATTACCTGGTATGTTTACAGATGTTCATGTCATGTTAGGTGTTGACGAAAATGTTGTTGTTATTCCACAAAATGCGATTACTTATACTTTATACGGTAACTCTATTTATATCCTAACACCTGACATGAAAGATGGAAAACCTGTAAAAGGTAGTTATACAAGCATGGCTAGTGGTACAGCTAAAATTGTTGAAATGAAACAAGATCAATACACAGCGAATGTACATACGATAAGAGTCGGAGAAACTCGAGGAAATCAAACTGAAGTTTTAAGCGGTGTGGAAGCTGGTGATATAGTGGTTACATCAGGACAATTAAAACTTAAAAATGGTGTTAAGGCTGTAATCAATAATGACGTAAAACTTGATGATGCAACTTATCAACAAACGGAGAAAGCTAGTGGGCTTAATTAA
- a CDS encoding efflux RND transporter permease subunit, translated as MKFTDIFIRRPVLATVISLLIVVAGLGSVFRLQVMQYPQMTNTTITVTTSYPGASADVIQGFITTPLEQSIGSADGIDYMTSSSVTGLSTITIYIRLNYDPNAALTDITGKVNAVLNQLPDAAESPTITKTTGDTFPSLILSFTSNNLNKEEISAYLNNVLTPKISALGGISQVQIWGDKPYSMRIWLNSKKMAQYNITSSDVYNALQTNSVIASAGTLKTPFQTITINAKTDMHSSDEFKQLIVANFNGNPIRLGDIAKVELGAQDYTSEVTYNGIQGVFAGILVAPGANQLSVINNVMANLPSLEKQLPTGLKLNVVYNSTTYISSAIEEVVKTLIEAVIIVTIVLFAFFGSPRTLAIPIITIPLSMIGAFFLMDLMGFSINLLTLLSMVLAIGLLVDDAIVVLENIYRHVEEGKTPFEASIIGAREIAVPVIVMTLTLAAVYAPIGMLGGLTGSLFTEFAYTLAGAVIISGIIALTLSPMMCSMLIKPSVLESPVVKFVDRAFDKLKNIYHKALVTVLHVRILMIVLAIVVFASIYYLFAGTKSELAPQEDQAFIGIMAQAPSAANINYLLGYNKPIENIFEKFPDQQAYFLVSGFPTSSQMLGGIILTPWSDRNQTQMVLAKQLQNQIKSVSGVNTYVWQQASLPGTPFGPPVSFVLTSTLNHEQINPLANELIQKAQESKLFLFVDSDLRFDNPQLDIHINRNKASQLGISMQDIANTLSVYYSGYYSNYFSMLGYSFQIIPQLPDSLRQTKQQLKNLYIETSSGDLIPLSAVVTFTDSSQPSSLNRFQQLNSVTISAVPIPGVTQGQALDFLKSTAQQILPNDVSYDYAAGSRQYMQEGNTMIFAFMFAIILIFLMLAAKFESFRDPIIILVTVPLSICGAMIPLYIGSHLGVDYTSINIYTEVGLVTLIGLISKHGILIVEFANQLQEEGKSKLEAIEQAAAIRLRPVLMTTAAMVVGVLPLLFASGAGAESRHAISIVIVFGMIIGTMFTLFVVPCFYMYLAKDRKAFMRKQYEEEQIIERINIELKESKAH; from the coding sequence ATGAAATTTACCGATATATTTATCAGGCGACCAGTACTGGCAACGGTAATTAGTTTATTAATCGTTGTTGCAGGGTTGGGGTCCGTTTTTAGACTGCAAGTAATGCAGTACCCACAGATGACTAATACAACCATTACAGTAACCACCTCATACCCAGGTGCTAGTGCTGATGTAATTCAAGGTTTTATTACCACCCCACTTGAACAATCTATTGGTAGTGCTGATGGTATTGACTATATGACATCATCAAGTGTTACAGGCCTAAGTACGATTACAATTTATATTAGACTTAACTATGATCCTAATGCTGCCCTGACTGATATTACTGGTAAAGTTAATGCTGTATTAAATCAGTTACCTGATGCAGCAGAATCTCCGACAATTACAAAAACAACAGGTGATACTTTCCCATCACTTATTTTAAGCTTTACAAGTAATAACTTAAACAAAGAAGAGATTTCAGCTTACTTGAATAATGTGCTAACGCCTAAAATTTCAGCACTTGGCGGCATTTCACAGGTTCAAATCTGGGGTGACAAACCTTATTCAATGAGAATTTGGCTGAACTCAAAAAAAATGGCACAGTATAATATCACTTCTTCTGATGTTTATAATGCTTTACAAACAAATAGCGTTATCGCTAGTGCTGGTACACTTAAAACACCATTTCAAACAATCACCATTAATGCTAAAACAGATATGCACAGTTCGGATGAGTTTAAGCAGTTAATTGTTGCAAATTTCAATGGCAACCCAATACGCTTAGGAGATATTGCTAAAGTAGAACTTGGCGCTCAAGATTATACATCAGAGGTAACTTATAACGGCATTCAAGGTGTATTTGCTGGTATTTTGGTTGCACCTGGTGCAAACCAGTTGAGTGTTATTAATAATGTTATGGCAAATCTACCAAGCCTTGAAAAACAATTACCAACTGGGCTAAAACTTAATGTAGTATATAACTCAACAACCTATATTAGCTCAGCTATCGAAGAAGTTGTCAAAACATTAATTGAAGCAGTTATTATTGTAACCATTGTTCTTTTTGCTTTCTTTGGCTCTCCAAGAACTTTAGCAATTCCAATTATTACGATCCCATTATCTATGATTGGTGCTTTTTTCCTTATGGATTTGATGGGCTTTTCAATTAATCTATTAACCCTACTATCGATGGTATTAGCTATTGGTCTTCTCGTTGATGATGCTATTGTTGTACTCGAAAATATTTATCGGCATGTTGAAGAAGGCAAAACACCATTTGAAGCTTCTATTATAGGCGCTAGAGAAATTGCTGTGCCAGTTATTGTTATGACACTAACCCTTGCTGCAGTTTATGCGCCAATTGGTATGCTTGGTGGTTTAACAGGTAGTTTATTTACTGAGTTTGCTTATACCTTAGCAGGAGCTGTGATCATTTCAGGTATTATTGCATTAACATTATCACCAATGATGTGCTCTATGCTAATCAAACCATCTGTGTTAGAAAGTCCAGTTGTTAAGTTTGTTGACCGCGCTTTTGATAAATTAAAAAATATCTACCACAAAGCACTTGTAACTGTATTGCATGTACGAATCCTAATGATTGTATTAGCAATTGTTGTTTTTGCTAGTATTTATTATTTATTTGCTGGCACAAAATCTGAACTAGCGCCTCAGGAAGATCAGGCATTTATTGGCATTATGGCACAGGCTCCAAGTGCCGCTAACATCAACTATCTCTTGGGTTATAATAAGCCAATTGAAAATATATTTGAAAAATTCCCTGACCAACAAGCTTACTTCTTAGTTAGTGGCTTCCCAACTAGCTCACAAATGTTAGGTGGAATTATACTAACGCCTTGGAGTGACCGCAATCAAACACAAATGGTACTTGCCAAACAACTACAGAATCAAATCAAATCTGTTTCTGGTGTTAATACTTATGTATGGCAACAAGCATCACTACCTGGTACACCATTTGGCCCACCAGTATCATTTGTTTTAACTTCTACTCTAAATCATGAACAAATTAACCCATTGGCTAATGAGCTGATCCAAAAGGCACAAGAAAGTAAATTATTCCTGTTTGTTGATAGTGATTTACGATTTGATAACCCTCAATTAGATATTCATATCAATCGTAATAAAGCATCTCAACTAGGTATCAGTATGCAAGATATTGCTAATACTTTGTCTGTCTATTATTCTGGCTATTACAGTAATTACTTTAGTATGCTAGGTTATAGCTTCCAAATTATTCCTCAACTACCTGATAGCTTACGACAAACTAAACAGCAGCTGAAAAATTTATATATTGAAACATCATCAGGCGATCTAATACCTTTATCTGCCGTTGTTACATTTACTGATTCGTCTCAACCATCAAGTTTAAATCGATTCCAACAATTAAACTCTGTAACCATTAGTGCAGTACCAATCCCTGGTGTCACACAAGGCCAAGCACTTGACTTCCTTAAATCAACTGCACAACAAATCTTGCCTAACGATGTAAGTTATGATTATGCAGCTGGCTCACGTCAATACATGCAAGAAGGCAACACCATGATATTTGCCTTTATGTTTGCTATTATTCTTATCTTCTTGATGTTAGCAGCTAAATTTGAAAGCTTCCGTGACCCAATTATTATTCTTGTTACAGTCCCACTATCTATTTGTGGCGCTATGATACCACTGTATATAGGCTCCCATTTAGGTGTTGACTATACAAGTATTAATATCTATACAGAGGTTGGTCTTGTAACTTTAATTGGTTTAATTTCAAAACATGGTATCTTAATTGTTGAATTTGCCAATCAATTACAAGAAGAAGGAAAATCTAAGCTCGAAGCTATTGAACAAGCTGCAGCAATTCGCCTAAGGCCCGTACTAATGACAACTGCTGCAATGGTTGTTGGTGTTCTACCATTATTATTTGCTTCAGGCGCAGGTGCTGAAAGCCGTCATGCCATTAGTATTGTTATCGTGTTTGGTATGATTATTGGTACAATGTTTACTTTATTTGTTGTCCCTTGCTTCTATATGTATCTAGCCAAAGATCGTAAAGCCTTTATGCGCAAACAGTATGAAGAAGAACAAATTATTGAGCGAATCAATATCGAATTAAAAGAAAGTAAAGCACACTAA
- the trpD gene encoding anthranilate phosphoribosyltransferase translates to MIDKQIEALLDEEVSLKDKIKIVTALDKFRYDGYALAQIANVFLTKAVQINIPNIPQNTMDVVGTGGDGYSTLNYSTLTALILAQLDVPVIKHGNRASTSRCGSFDFLEMIGIDFPKTPQEVIDVFTKEHCAFLFAPYFHPLFKRIVPVRKHFAQLGKKTIFNILGPLLNPARVKRMVVGVYEEALIEPMAIALNELGVEYASVVYGAGMDEFSTCGINHVIQIKQGRLARQSIHPEQLGFKRSKPELLKAGDAYQNVKESLAILNGELMGPKRDMLVINAAAAYSVSTQFELDLADAIKKIKTYLENKPVLFPHPVMH, encoded by the coding sequence ATGATTGACAAACAAATAGAAGCGTTGCTAGATGAAGAAGTTTCTTTAAAAGATAAAATTAAAATAGTAACTGCATTGGATAAATTTCGATACGATGGGTATGCTTTAGCTCAAATAGCTAATGTATTTTTAACTAAGGCTGTGCAAATTAATATACCAAATATACCTCAAAATACAATGGATGTTGTAGGCACAGGTGGGGATGGTTATTCAACATTAAACTATTCAACATTAACTGCACTAATACTTGCTCAATTAGATGTGCCAGTTATTAAACATGGTAATAGAGCATCAACCAGTCGTTGTGGCAGTTTTGATTTTTTAGAGATGATAGGTATTGATTTTCCTAAAACACCACAAGAGGTTATAGATGTTTTTACTAAAGAACACTGTGCCTTTCTGTTTGCACCTTATTTTCACCCTTTGTTTAAAAGAATTGTGCCCGTTAGGAAGCATTTTGCACAACTGGGTAAAAAAACAATCTTTAATATTCTAGGCCCATTACTTAACCCAGCTAGAGTAAAACGTATGGTTGTTGGTGTTTATGAGGAAGCTTTAATTGAACCAATGGCAATTGCACTGAATGAATTAGGTGTAGAGTATGCATCTGTTGTCTATGGTGCAGGTATGGATGAGTTTAGTACTTGTGGTATTAATCATGTTATACAGATTAAGCAAGGTCGATTGGCTAGACAAAGCATTCATCCTGAGCAATTAGGCTTTAAACGATCTAAACCTGAATTATTAAAAGCAGGGGATGCATATCAGAATGTTAAAGAGTCATTGGCTATTTTAAATGGTGAATTGATGGGACCTAAAAGAGATATGCTTGTTATTAACGCAGCAGCAGCTTATTCTGTTTCAACACAGTTTGAGCTAGATCTAGCCGATGCAATTAAAAAGATAAAAACCTATCTAGAAAATAAGCCTGTTTTATTTCCTCATCCAGTTATGCATTAA
- a CDS encoding phasin family protein has translation MTTTTDYFKTFSVFGEKWAEFAKTVYEPVSELQKIATSAIERTTKVQIETANEIFSTSTEKAKKLANIKKFEELTSFYRDASQEVNDKTVAYTKASVDNAIQTSTELTKWFEKGVENFKQQAAKTTTK, from the coding sequence ATGACTACGACAACTGATTACTTCAAAACTTTCAGTGTATTTGGTGAAAAATGGGCTGAATTTGCAAAAACTGTTTATGAACCTGTATCTGAACTACAAAAAATTGCTACATCAGCAATTGAACGGACTACTAAAGTACAAATTGAAACTGCTAATGAAATCTTCAGTACTTCAACTGAAAAAGCTAAAAAGCTAGCTAATATTAAAAAATTTGAAGAACTAACTAGTTTTTATCGTGACGCTTCTCAAGAAGTCAATGATAAAACTGTTGCTTATACTAAAGCATCTGTAGATAACGCAATTCAAACCTCTACTGAACTAACTAAGTGGTTTGAAAAAGGTGTTGAGAACTTCAAACAACAAGCAGCTAAAACTACTACCAAATAG
- the gmhB gene encoding D-glycero-beta-D-manno-heptose 1,7-bisphosphate 7-phosphatase, producing the protein MNHLSKQNILPSLVILDRDGVINEDSDQYIKSVDEWHDIQGSIQAITDLTKLNISTAIATNQSGLARGYFDFITLHEMHSKMLNKVKMLGGMIHYIAYCPHGPNDNCQCRKPNIGLLEEISAKLSIPLNKQVFFVGDSYKDIQAANTANITPILVKSGKGKKTLQSHPELEARINIYDNLYDFVQTLKSEV; encoded by the coding sequence ATGAATCATTTATCTAAACAAAATATTTTACCTTCTTTGGTTATACTTGATCGTGATGGTGTGATTAATGAAGACTCTGATCAATATATTAAATCTGTAGATGAGTGGCATGATATCCAAGGTAGCATCCAAGCAATTACTGATTTAACTAAGCTTAATATTTCTACTGCTATAGCAACGAACCAATCTGGACTTGCCAGAGGCTATTTTGATTTTATTACCTTACATGAAATGCACAGTAAAATGCTTAATAAGGTTAAAATGCTTGGCGGAATGATTCACTATATTGCCTACTGCCCTCATGGGCCTAATGACAACTGCCAATGCCGCAAACCAAATATAGGCCTATTAGAAGAAATATCAGCCAAGTTATCAATACCCCTAAATAAGCAAGTCTTTTTTGTTGGTGATTCTTACAAAGACATTCAAGCTGCAAATACAGCTAATATTACCCCAATTCTTGTTAAATCAGGCAAAGGTAAAAAAACATTACAATCTCACCCTGAACTTGAAGCTAGAATTAATATTTATGATAATCTATATGATTTCGTACAAACGCTAAAATCAGAGGTTTAA